The DNA segment GAATATCGGAAGAGGTTTCAAAATGATGCGGTGAGGGGTTGCAGGCATGACTTGGATGTCGTGATTATTCCAGACCTAGGAATATTCTGAAATATTCTTGTGTCTTAACGTTGATGTCTTAGCAAAGGGAGGAATATGCATGGCGGGCTCGTACGGTGCGGAAGCGACGCAGGGGGAGCGGTACCGGCTTTCCTTCACTGTCGGCGGACTTCTTGCCTCGCAGGGCCGGGCGCTTGCGGAAATGTATCTGAATCATCTGAATCATCTGAATCATGCAGGCGGCGGCGACGCTGAGTGTTCTTCCCAAACCGAGGTGGGCAAGTCCATTGCCGCGATTCGCCAACAGGCCATCGAGGAAAACGTTCTTGCGATTCGCACGGATTCCGCAAACAGGCGCGTTGTGGCGGAAACTGCTAGGCGGCTCAGTGCGCTCACGGTTGGGGAGCTTGCATATTTGGCAGGCCCGGATTCCTCCACATCCGACCGCGAGGCACTTATGTGGATCGCGATATGCCGTTATTACGCAATCGTTGGGGAATTTGCTGGTGAAGTGCTCAAAAAACATTATCTTGTAGGGAACCTGCATCTTGATTTCGAGGATTATGCTCGCTTCATTGCGGACAAAGCTACATGGCATCCTGAGCTGGAAACCATAAGCGAGGGAACGGCGAAGAAACTCCGGTCCAATCTGTTCAAGGCCATGGTTGAGGCCCATCTGTTCGATAAAAATTCCGACACGGTGGTTTCCTTCCTACCCAGTCCCTCTTTGGCGGATATCCTTATGAAGAGACCAGATTCGTTCGGGTTTTTCCCGATGCGTGAATCATCCTTGTGAGTACGAATGGGGGATAGCATGACCGATTTCATCGCAGGCGTTGAAGCTGCCGATGAGCACCGTGACATTGATGCTGATTTCGCTCATTTGCGCGAGATTATGGAGTCCCGTTCATTCCGGACCAATAGTGGATTGGCCGGTGAGCAGCCTTATTACATTTATGACTATCCGCCTAGGCAGGAGCTTGAGGTCGCCGAACATATCAGGCAATTGGTGAGTCAGCTGCAGACGATGACGCCGAAATATGATGGCGATTATGCTCCGCAGGTGCTCACTCTGGATTTATTCGATGTTGTTCTGGAGATTCTTGGTAATCGCGGCATTCTGGATCGTGTGCTTAACAGGGAGGCAAAACGCCACAGAAAAGTCTCGTCGGATGCGCATACGGATAAGTTTTTAGGACTGCTCGATAACGTGTTGGGCGCGGATACGGCTCAGTTGCCTGATACCATTCGTGATCATTACGAGCAGGCCAAGAGCGAGGGCGGAGCCAATATCGTATTCATTACGGGAATCGGCAAGGTCTACCCGTATATTCGTGCGCATACACTGCTTAACGCGTTGCAAGGGCGCATTGATGATCGCCCATTGGTGCTGTTTTATCCGGGTACGTTCACAAGAAGCGCTACTTCAGGATCGGTCATGTCGCTGTTCAACTGTTTGCCTGGGGATAATTATTATCGTGCGCAAAATCTGCGTGAGATGAGTGTGCGACTGGAGGAATGACAGGAATGACGGCCTAAGGGTTGTTTTGCCGATTTAGGTGGAATGCGAGTAACGCTTGCGAAGTATTCGTTCAAAGAAGAAGGGAACGCAGATGAACGGGGAAAGCGCTATCAGCTTCAAGGAGTTGTTCAGCAAAGACATTGACCGCAATATCAATGGTGTGATCAAGGCCAATGATGAGAAGAACCTTGACGATGAGGTCAACGAGTATGTGCTTACGGAGGAGATTTGCCGCAATCTGGCCAAATTCCTTGACGCATACAACGACCCGTCGAACCACGAACAGAACGGTGCATGGATCTCCGGTTTCTTCGGTTCTGGTAAATCGCACCTGTTGAAGATGCTGTCGCATATTCTGGGCGAGGTCCCGGCTGAACTCGTTGACAAGGGCAATAAGCCGACCATGAGTCGCGAACAGATTGTTCATGCCTTCATGGGCAAGGCCGAAGCACAGGATGACCAGATGCTTGCAGGCCAGCTTGAAAAGGCTTTGACGATACCAGCCACGTCGATTCTATTCAACATCGATCAGAAGGCGGATAAATCCAATGCCTCCGACATGCTGCTGTACGCTTTTGTCCGCGTATTCGATGAGGCGCGTGGTTTCTACGGCAAGAATCCATACGTTGCGAAATTCGAACGCGATTTGGCGAGCAATGGTTATTTCGAGGATTTCAAACAAGAGTTCGAGCAGGTGGCTGGCAAACCATGGAGCGAAGGCCGTGGTGAGGCCGTGCTATGGGATGATGAGATCTGCGAAGCCTATGCCGCGGTGACGGGCAAGCCGGAGCAGGATAGCATCATCCAGCGCTATGAGGATACGTATACGATGACGGTCGGCGATTTCGCAGACGACGTGAACGCATGGCTGTCCCATCAGGAACCGAACCGCCGCATCCTGTTCCTCGTGGACGAGGTTGGCCAGTTTATCGGTGAGAACAGGGAGCTCATGCTGTCCCTGCAATCTATTGCCGAGGATCTTGCCGTTAAGACCAACGGGCGTGCGTGGGTAGTGGTCACCTCTCAGGAAGACATGGATACCATCGTCGGTGATCGGACCAAGCAGCAAAGCTATGACTTTTCGAAGATCCAGGGCAGATTCTCCATCAAGCTGAAGCTTAACAGCGCCGACGTGGTGGAGGTCATTCAGAAGCGCTTGCTGACCAAGAAACCGGAATATGAGTCGGTGATGAACGAGCTGTGGGATGAGCAGAACGCGAACCTGCGCACCATGTTCGAATTCACTCGTGAGACTTCGAAATTCAGTAATAACAAGGCATACAGCAAGGACGATTTCATCGCATCGTATCCGTTTGTGAACTATGAGTTCGAGCTGTTCCAGAACGTGCTGCGGGAAATGAGCCGGTACAACATGTTCTCCGGGCGTCATGCGTCCGTGGGTGAACGGTCCATGCTTTCCACCATCAGCAGCACGCTGCGGTCCAGCCAGAATGAGATGGTCGGGGCCCTGATGCCGTTCGACAAACTATATGACGGTATTGCCGACGCCATCCAATCAACCTCGAACTTCCGCATCAACCAAGCCGAAAAGAGACTCGGCTCCGATATAAAGGAGCTGGGCGTGCGCCTGCTGAAGGTGCTGCTGCTGGTCAAGCATGTCGACGGATTCCCCACCACACCGCATAACCTGCGCATTCTGCTGACCGACCAGTTCGACATGGACGTGATGGAACTGGAACGGAACATCAAGTATGTTCTGGGAGAGTTGGAAAAAGACACGTATGTGCAGCGTGTGGGAGATACCTACAATTACCTGACCAACGAAGAGCAGGATATCGAGCAGGAGATCAAAAGCACGGACATCGACTCCAGCAAGGAAATCGATGAGCTGAAGAAGATCCTGGTCAGTGACGTGCTCGGCAAGATGACCGTGGCATACGGCGAACAGCGTGCCCAGTTCCGCTATGGTTTGCGCATCGATGGGGTGCAACAGTCCGCGCAACAGCCCATCTGGTTGAACGTGGTCACATCGACCAATGCGCAGGACCGTGCCGATGCCATTCGCATGGGCATGGGTATGCGCGACACCATCACTTTGCTGTTGGATATGTCCGACAGAACACTGTTCGATGATCTGCGCATGTACGTGAAAACCTACACATACCTCATGCGCACCGACAAGAACAGCCAGTCAGAAGTGCGCCAGCAGATCATCTCCCGTAAGAGCGTCGCCAATGAAAGGCTTTACACGGAGCTGCGTACCCGCATCGTCAAAGCCGCAGCCAATGGCGAGTTCGACTATAACGGCGGAACCGTGGAAGTGAAATCCACCGAGGTGCAGGCCCGTATGGCGGAAGGTCTTGGAACGCTTATCGGCCGGTATTACACGAACTTCTCCCTGCTCGGCGGGCAACGATATGAGGAAACGGATCTCGCCCGTATCATCATGAACGCTTCGCAGCACCAGCCTGGCATGCTTGACGGCATGAACGCAGTGCAGGACAAGCTCGACGTTCCCGCCGATGATGTGTTCGCCGCGGTCAGTCGTGACAAAGGCAAAGGCATATTCGCCACCGTCAAGAGCCTTCTTGATGCCTACGGCAGCGTTCCCTATGGTTGGCCGTACGCCGCCACGCTCGCATGCATCGGCCACCTGTATGGTTCCGACAGAATCACGCTGACGCTGGATGGCAAGCCGGTGCAGCGCAGCGAGGCCGCCCGTTTGCTTAGGGAAACGAAGAAGCAGGATTCCATCCGAGTGGATCTGCCACGCGTATTCGACACGAGAAAAGTTTCACAGCTGCGTGACTTCGCCAGGGATTTCCTTGGGCTCACCGCCGCGGACCTGCCATCGAATGCGATTGATCTGGCGGAGGCCGTTACCACGCGACTTAAGCGGGAAGCGGAGAGTTTGACCCAGCTGCGCGTGCGCAATGCCCGATTCGGCTTTGTGCAGCAGCTCGACAAGGCCATTGAGAAAATCAACTATGCCTCCGGAATGGGTGAGGACTGGCTGCTTGGCGATTTCACCGCACAAGAAACCGAAAACGGTTCCGAGGAACTGCTCGAGTTTAAAGAAGACGTAATCGAC comes from the Bifidobacterium angulatum DSM 20098 = JCM 7096 genome and includes:
- a CDS encoding DUF1788 domain-containing protein; the protein is MTDFIAGVEAADEHRDIDADFAHLREIMESRSFRTNSGLAGEQPYYIYDYPPRQELEVAEHIRQLVSQLQTMTPKYDGDYAPQVLTLDLFDVVLEILGNRGILDRVLNREAKRHRKVSSDAHTDKFLGLLDNVLGADTAQLPDTIRDHYEQAKSEGGANIVFITGIGKVYPYIRAHTLLNALQGRIDDRPLVLFYPGTFTRSATSGSVMSLFNCLPGDNYYRAQNLREMSVRLEE
- the brxC gene encoding BREX system P-loop protein BrxC is translated as MNGESAISFKELFSKDIDRNINGVIKANDEKNLDDEVNEYVLTEEICRNLAKFLDAYNDPSNHEQNGAWISGFFGSGKSHLLKMLSHILGEVPAELVDKGNKPTMSREQIVHAFMGKAEAQDDQMLAGQLEKALTIPATSILFNIDQKADKSNASDMLLYAFVRVFDEARGFYGKNPYVAKFERDLASNGYFEDFKQEFEQVAGKPWSEGRGEAVLWDDEICEAYAAVTGKPEQDSIIQRYEDTYTMTVGDFADDVNAWLSHQEPNRRILFLVDEVGQFIGENRELMLSLQSIAEDLAVKTNGRAWVVVTSQEDMDTIVGDRTKQQSYDFSKIQGRFSIKLKLNSADVVEVIQKRLLTKKPEYESVMNELWDEQNANLRTMFEFTRETSKFSNNKAYSKDDFIASYPFVNYEFELFQNVLREMSRYNMFSGRHASVGERSMLSTISSTLRSSQNEMVGALMPFDKLYDGIADAIQSTSNFRINQAEKRLGSDIKELGVRLLKVLLLVKHVDGFPTTPHNLRILLTDQFDMDVMELERNIKYVLGELEKDTYVQRVGDTYNYLTNEEQDIEQEIKSTDIDSSKEIDELKKILVSDVLGKMTVAYGEQRAQFRYGLRIDGVQQSAQQPIWLNVVTSTNAQDRADAIRMGMGMRDTITLLLDMSDRTLFDDLRMYVKTYTYLMRTDKNSQSEVRQQIISRKSVANERLYTELRTRIVKAAANGEFDYNGGTVEVKSTEVQARMAEGLGTLIGRYYTNFSLLGGQRYEETDLARIIMNASQHQPGMLDGMNAVQDKLDVPADDVFAAVSRDKGKGIFATVKSLLDAYGSVPYGWPYAATLACIGHLYGSDRITLTLDGKPVQRSEAARLLRETKKQDSIRVDLPRVFDTRKVSQLRDFARDFLGLTAADLPSNAIDLAEAVTTRLKREAESLTQLRVRNARFGFVQQLDKAIEKINYASGMGEDWLLGDFTAQETENGSEELLEFKEDVIDPIVAFLNGSQSRILADGLEWLKNNKPNIDYVSGTTAANLYQSAEQLANDPNIFRKTNKFKTAIDDLREATDATIQTERANALNDVEDIRTRIHDSTEYQHATQAAQTKVETELDQVAERMQRIPFIYKMRESVHELSERTYPQLINTLAASAPRPKTALADEAQTPSTTPMDVNIPESQQKETPRVAVSFATISRPHTKDALETKDDVDDFLDAYRRELIAAIENGKKILL
- a CDS encoding DUF1819 family protein yields the protein MAGSYGAEATQGERYRLSFTVGGLLASQGRALAEMYLNHLNHLNHAGGGDAECSSQTEVGKSIAAIRQQAIEENVLAIRTDSANRRVVAETARRLSALTVGELAYLAGPDSSTSDREALMWIAICRYYAIVGEFAGEVLKKHYLVGNLHLDFEDYARFIADKATWHPELETISEGTAKKLRSNLFKAMVEAHLFDKNSDTVVSFLPSPSLADILMKRPDSFGFFPMRESSL